A segment of the Peptoclostridium acidaminophilum DSM 3953 genome:
AAGAAAGGCTGTAAGTTTATTGTTGCCGACTTTTCTGCCATTGAGGCTCGTGTGCTGTCATGGCTTGCGGGTGAAGATTGGAGAAGTGAAGTATTTGCAAGCGGCGGTGACATTTATTGTGCATCCGCATCACAGATGTTTGGTGTCCCTGTAGAAAAGCATGGTGTGAATGGGCATTTAAGGCAGAAAGGCAAGATCGCAGAACTGGCCCTAGGTTATGGTGGATCAGTGGGAGCTTTAAAGGCTATGGGCGCACTGGATATGGGCCTTGAGGAGGAAGAATTAAAACCCTTGGTTAATGCCTGGAGGAAGGCCAATCCATACATCGTAAAATTCTGGTGGGATGTGGATAGAGCTGCTAAGAAGTGCATCAAAGAAAAGCAATCTCAAGAAACACAAAATATCAAGTTTCATTACAGGAGTGGAATGCTCTTTATTGTGCTTCCTTCTGGTAGGCAGCTTGCCTATGTTAAACCAAAGATTGGTGAGAATATCTTCGGTGGTGAATCGGTCACTTACGAAGGTGTCGGTGCTACTAAAAAATGGGATCGACTTGAAAGCTATGGGCCTAAGTTTGTAGAAAACATTGTCCAAGCAATCTCTCGTGATATTTTGATGCATGCCATAAAGACTCTAAGCTCTTACCGCATTGTGGCTCATGTGCATGATGAAGTTATTATTGAGGCGGATCATAGCATGTCACTTGATAGGGTGTGCCAGCAGATGAGTAGAGTCCCTCCCTGGGCAAAGGGGTTGCTCCTTGATGCCGATGGTTATGAATGCGAATTTTATAAGAAAGATTAGTTAAAACATCAGATTTCACCTCTTGCCGTGGCTACCAGGTAGGAGGTGTTTTTTTTATGAAGATTATTGAAGTGAAAGATGGCAGCCCGATCAAGGGTGAGGTAGAACCGATGACAGAGGAACAGTTGCAAAGAGAGTATGACTTTTATATAGCAGAAAGCATTATCGGAATGCTCCATAAAGAAGGCATGATTACAGATGATGAACGACAAAAAATATCTACATTAAACAGACAGAAATTCTCACCAAAGCTAGCCGAGATTATGTCCTAAATCACTTGCTATTAGTGGCTTTTAGAGTGATATATGTAATGAAAGAAAGACCAGCTAGTTATTGTCAACGGTTAATACGAAAAAATATTTGATTT
Coding sequences within it:
- a CDS encoding SHOCT domain-containing protein; this translates as MKIIEVKDGSPIKGEVEPMTEEQLQREYDFYIAESIIGMLHKEGMITDDERQKISTLNRQKFSPKLAEIMS